A single genomic interval of Aureliella helgolandensis harbors:
- a CDS encoding vWA domain-containing protein translates to MLDWELKDPWFLALLPLAILVYWLATRPKSTMSYSSLTLFAQTPLSLRQRFSKLPAVLMALGTVALVLALARPRTPEHESRVSRDGIAIMMAVDLSSSMNARDLVEEDRSINRLDVVKDVFIDFVFGGERVASEGRPNDLIGLVTFAGYADSICPLTLDHSNLASIVHDLHIVDRQSEDGTAVGDGLGLAVERLRRSEAQSKIVILLTDGVNNSGVFPPLKSAELAAEFDIKVYCIGTGSSGVAPMPGTDMLGRIQLYPQRVEIDEETLTEIAELTGGKYYRAENRDALAEIYQAIDSLERTEVSEIRYLRYTEHFPMIVAAAIGLLTLGTVVGSTLFRRLP, encoded by the coding sequence ATGCTTGACTGGGAATTGAAGGATCCATGGTTCTTGGCCCTGCTGCCATTGGCAATTTTGGTGTACTGGCTGGCGACACGTCCCAAGTCAACGATGAGCTACTCGTCTTTGACCCTCTTTGCGCAGACTCCGTTGTCTCTGCGGCAGCGTTTCTCGAAGTTACCTGCGGTGCTGATGGCCTTGGGAACCGTCGCCTTGGTCCTGGCTCTTGCCCGGCCCCGTACGCCAGAACATGAATCAAGGGTTTCGCGAGATGGTATTGCCATCATGATGGCTGTCGACCTCTCCTCGTCGATGAATGCGCGAGATTTAGTGGAGGAGGACCGTTCGATCAATCGCTTAGATGTGGTCAAAGATGTGTTCATCGACTTTGTCTTTGGCGGGGAGCGCGTCGCCAGCGAAGGTCGTCCCAATGACTTGATCGGCTTGGTGACCTTTGCCGGATACGCCGACAGTATTTGTCCACTCACCTTGGACCACAGCAACCTTGCCAGCATCGTGCACGACTTGCATATCGTCGATCGACAGTCGGAGGATGGAACCGCAGTTGGAGACGGACTGGGACTAGCCGTGGAACGATTGCGGCGCAGCGAGGCTCAATCCAAAATCGTGATCCTCTTGACCGACGGAGTCAACAACTCCGGGGTTTTCCCACCCTTGAAATCTGCTGAATTGGCGGCCGAGTTCGATATCAAGGTCTATTGCATCGGAACGGGCTCCTCGGGCGTGGCGCCGATGCCAGGCACGGATATGCTCGGGCGCATCCAACTGTATCCCCAACGCGTTGAGATCGATGAGGAAACGTTGACTGAGATCGCCGAGCTGACCGGCGGCAAGTACTATCGGGCGGAAAACCGCGATGCCTTGGCCGAAATCTATCAAGCAATCGATAGCTTGGAACGCACCGAAGTGAGTGAGATTCGCTATCTCCGCTACACCGAACACTTCCCAATGATCGTCGCCGCCGCCATAGGACTGCTCACGTTGGGGACGGTCGTTGGCAGCACGTTGTTTAGGAGGTTACCATGA
- a CDS encoding DUF58 domain-containing protein has product MLAREVLKRVREIQVRTGRQVADVLAGQYSSVFKGRGIEFDEVRPYVPGDEIRTIDWNVTARMGEPYVKRYVEERQLTLMLMADVSASQEFGSGSKSKREATAELCALLAFSATFNDDKVGLTLFHGGIEQYIPARKGQKHSLRVVREVLAHESQASSVAGRDADRSTARSLRRPSHGKRLLRWLPFGARRGWNAAAGGSASARQSTNIAGAVEFLMSVTKRKAVCFVVSDFFDDDYLRSLRMAARKHDVIAVLITDPRELEMPNVGLLTIVDPETGQTREIDTGSANFRVNLKRQAETRVATLQSEFRSAKIDFIHIDASQSIVDPLAKFFKMRERRRR; this is encoded by the coding sequence ATGTTAGCGCGAGAAGTTCTAAAACGGGTTCGTGAAATCCAAGTTCGAACCGGACGGCAAGTTGCCGATGTCCTGGCGGGACAGTATTCCTCTGTCTTCAAAGGTCGCGGCATCGAGTTTGATGAGGTTCGGCCCTACGTCCCCGGAGACGAGATTCGAACCATCGATTGGAATGTTACTGCGCGGATGGGGGAACCCTACGTCAAACGCTATGTTGAAGAGCGGCAATTGACCCTCATGCTCATGGCCGACGTCTCCGCATCCCAAGAATTCGGCTCGGGCAGCAAGTCTAAACGCGAGGCCACGGCCGAGCTTTGTGCCCTCCTCGCCTTCTCGGCGACGTTCAACGACGACAAGGTCGGGTTGACGCTGTTCCACGGCGGGATCGAACAATACATTCCGGCTCGAAAGGGCCAGAAGCACTCCCTCCGCGTTGTCCGTGAAGTCCTTGCGCATGAGTCCCAAGCCAGTTCGGTGGCTGGTCGCGACGCAGACCGCTCAACCGCGCGCAGCTTGCGGAGACCATCGCACGGGAAACGGCTCCTACGTTGGCTCCCGTTTGGTGCGCGTCGTGGTTGGAATGCTGCAGCAGGAGGTTCCGCCAGCGCACGGCAATCGACCAACATCGCTGGCGCCGTCGAATTCCTAATGTCGGTCACCAAGCGAAAAGCGGTGTGCTTCGTGGTCAGCGATTTTTTTGATGACGATTACCTACGATCGCTGCGCATGGCCGCCCGCAAACATGATGTGATTGCAGTGCTGATTACCGATCCTCGAGAACTGGAGATGCCCAACGTCGGCTTGCTGACAATCGTCGATCCCGAAACGGGGCAGACGCGAGAGATCGATACCGGTTCGGCCAACTTCCGAGTCAATTTGAAGCGGCAGGCAGAAACACGTGTGGCTACTCTGCAAAGTGAATTTCGCTCGGCCAAGATCGATTTCATTCACATCGACGCATCCCAGTCGATCGTAGATCCACTGGCTAAGTTTTTTAAGATGCGTGAAAGGAGAAGGCGATAG
- a CDS encoding LPXTG cell wall anchor domain-containing protein produces the protein MPRPNLLRFPFATALLSALGLALACCSLSRAADIENTTTVGPVTVTARLTPAEPTIGDEIVFEIEVAAEEAVELLMPEFSEALDRYTILDFVPRQKITADGKTLATQRYTLQPIASGPQSIPSILVEFVDNRPGQQPTPEDFDAYEVLTERIDFTVQSVLPSSASSELEPPLGALELQTETSSASLWLYALAGLALLLAGGGLVLWFSKRRRRVKRLTAYEIARTKLQQLISDQQSDQPQFSVEQFFVEISGVVRRYLEDRFELRAPELTTDEFLQLSAAESSLSKAHQSLLSEFLQQADVVKFAGVRATPADVQHSIQLALQFIEETSESTPLNPQIREVAHA, from the coding sequence ATGCCACGACCGAACCTTCTTCGCTTTCCGTTCGCAACAGCGCTATTAAGTGCCCTTGGGCTGGCGTTGGCGTGTTGCTCGCTCTCCCGAGCGGCAGATATCGAGAACACGACGACCGTGGGCCCCGTCACCGTCACAGCTAGGTTGACCCCCGCAGAGCCAACGATCGGAGACGAAATCGTCTTTGAGATCGAAGTCGCTGCGGAAGAAGCTGTCGAATTGCTCATGCCGGAGTTCAGCGAGGCGCTCGACCGCTACACCATCTTGGATTTCGTACCACGACAGAAGATCACCGCCGATGGTAAGACGCTGGCCACCCAGCGCTATACGCTGCAACCGATTGCTTCCGGCCCTCAATCCATCCCTTCGATTCTGGTTGAGTTCGTGGACAATCGTCCTGGGCAACAACCCACCCCCGAGGATTTTGATGCGTATGAAGTCTTGACCGAACGCATCGACTTCACGGTCCAATCGGTGCTTCCCAGTTCCGCCAGTAGCGAACTAGAACCACCCTTGGGCGCCCTGGAACTGCAAACCGAGACGAGCTCCGCCTCCCTGTGGCTCTACGCTCTCGCTGGTTTGGCGCTCCTGCTGGCTGGAGGCGGGTTGGTCCTGTGGTTTTCCAAGCGACGCCGGCGCGTCAAGCGACTGACGGCCTACGAGATCGCGCGAACCAAGTTGCAACAGCTGATCTCGGATCAACAGTCAGATCAACCGCAATTTTCTGTTGAGCAATTCTTTGTCGAGATATCTGGCGTGGTACGTCGCTATCTTGAAGATCGCTTCGAACTCCGCGCTCCCGAGTTGACGACCGATGAGTTCCTGCAGTTGTCTGCTGCGGAAAGCTCGCTGTCCAAAGCACACCAGTCGCTTCTAAGCGAATTTTTGCAGCAGGCCGATGTGGTCAAATTTGCTGGCGTTCGGGCGACGCCAGCCGATGTCCAGCATTCGATTCAACTTGCACTTCAGTTTATAGAGGAGACCAGTGAATCGACGCCACTAAATCCTCAGATTCGGGAGGTGGCACATGCTTGA